The proteins below come from a single bacterium HR11 genomic window:
- the modA gene encoding Molybdate-binding periplasmic protein — protein sequence MDRTDGRRICIVLFMAGSWAVWAVGGRSAEPARPLRVAAAADLRYAMEELVQVFRQRHPDVAVKVVYGSSGNLYAQVLNRAPLDMFFSADAEYPRRLAAQGLVLPGSQPFSYAVGFIVLWVRRESPIDVERSGMAVLRDPVVRRIAIAQPQHAPYGRAAVAALKYFGIYDDVAGKLVYGENISQTAQFVQSGAADVGILALSLALAPAIRDAGRYWQIPREAYPPIEQAGVILRWARDPSAARAFRDFVLSPEGQAILARYGFEKPGSSGDGRTDR from the coding sequence GTGGACCGAACCGACGGGCGACGCATCTGCATCGTCTTGTTCATGGCCGGAAGTTGGGCGGTCTGGGCCGTCGGGGGCCGAAGCGCCGAGCCGGCCCGGCCTCTCCGGGTGGCCGCCGCCGCCGACCTGCGGTACGCTATGGAGGAGCTCGTCCAGGTCTTTCGCCAGCGACACCCGGACGTCGCCGTCAAGGTCGTCTACGGGTCGTCGGGGAACTTGTATGCGCAGGTCCTGAACCGGGCCCCCTTGGACATGTTTTTCTCAGCTGACGCGGAATATCCCCGTCGGCTGGCGGCTCAGGGTCTGGTCTTACCCGGGAGCCAGCCGTTTTCGTACGCCGTCGGATTCATCGTCCTGTGGGTCCGGCGGGAGTCGCCCATCGACGTCGAGCGGTCGGGGATGGCGGTCCTTCGGGACCCGGTCGTTCGGCGTATCGCCATCGCTCAGCCGCAACATGCGCCGTACGGGCGGGCGGCCGTGGCGGCCCTGAAGTACTTTGGGATTTACGATGATGTAGCCGGCAAGCTCGTCTATGGGGAGAATATCAGCCAGACGGCTCAATTCGTTCAGAGCGGGGCGGCCGACGTCGGTATTCTGGCCCTCTCGCTGGCCTTGGCGCCGGCGATCCGGGACGCCGGCCGTTACTGGCAAATCCCCCGGGAGGCGTATCCACCCATCGAGCAGGCCGGGGTCATCCTGCGGTGGGCGCGGGACCCCTCGGCGGCCCGAGCCTTTCGGGACTTTGTCCTGAGCCCCG
- the bepA_10 gene encoding Beta-barrel assembly-enhancing protease — translation MEQDTTKPETTDTPDPAALLGLTPEALDAIEELATALYAEGQLESALKLFEGLLVLRPDRADAWCAVGAVLTRMERYEEALPYLSAALALDRDHTAALVNRAECYLALGQAEEAAQDLDRAIELDPREEDPASLRARQMVLAMHTFFEEAHREGLDTVEVDESEETP, via the coding sequence ATGGAACAGGACACGACAAAGCCCGAAACGACCGACACGCCCGACCCGGCGGCCCTCCTGGGCCTCACGCCGGAGGCCCTGGACGCCATCGAAGAGCTGGCGACGGCCCTCTACGCCGAAGGCCAGCTCGAATCGGCCCTGAAGCTCTTCGAGGGCCTGCTCGTCCTCCGCCCCGACCGGGCCGACGCCTGGTGCGCCGTCGGGGCCGTCCTGACCCGGATGGAACGGTACGAGGAGGCCCTGCCCTACCTGTCGGCCGCCCTGGCCCTGGACCGGGACCATACGGCCGCCCTCGTCAACCGGGCCGAGTGCTATCTGGCCCTGGGCCAAGCTGAGGAGGCGGCCCAGGACCTCGACCGGGCCATCGAGCTGGACCCCCGGGAGGAAGACCCCGCCAGCCTGCGGGCCCGCCAGATGGTCCTGGCCATGCACACGTTCTTTGAGGAGGCCCATCGAGAGGGCCTGGACACCGTCGAGGTCGACGAGTCCGAGGAAACCCCGTAG
- the purD gene encoding Phosphoribosylamine--glycine ligase translates to MRVMVVGGGGREHAIAWKLSMSPGVQKIYVAPGNGGTELIGQNIDLDVTEVVPLADLARRLDVRLVVVGPELPLALGIVDEMRSLGVPVFGPTRMAAQVETSKAFAKDLMRRHGIPTAPFEVVTHMGEVPAVLGRVGLPCVIKADGLAGGKGTFIVHEEAEALRVAEDLLEKRVLGDAGRALVIEQFLTGVEVSFQVLTDGFHVLPLATSQDYKRAFDDDQGPNTGGMGAYSPSVYMTPDLHQRIMNEVVKPTLRALDQEGRTFMGVLYAGLMLTREGPRVLEFNCRFGDPETQAVLPRMEADLLEVLDAAVRGELDRVQVRWTREACVCVVLASQGYPGRYEKGKVITGLADAQALPGVFVFHAGTRRVVTEEDGRPVEQWLTHGGRVLNVCALGETLRQARERAYEAVRRIAFDGMFYRSDIALKAVELLDRRAARPAGP, encoded by the coding sequence ATGCGCGTGATGGTCGTCGGCGGCGGCGGCCGCGAGCACGCCATCGCCTGGAAGCTCTCGATGAGCCCGGGCGTCCAGAAAATCTATGTCGCCCCGGGCAACGGCGGCACGGAGCTCATCGGCCAGAACATCGACCTGGACGTGACGGAGGTCGTCCCCTTGGCCGACCTCGCCCGACGGCTGGACGTCCGCCTGGTCGTCGTCGGGCCCGAGCTTCCCCTCGCCCTGGGCATCGTGGACGAAATGCGGAGCCTCGGCGTCCCGGTCTTTGGCCCGACCCGGATGGCCGCTCAGGTCGAGACGAGCAAAGCCTTTGCCAAGGACCTCATGCGGCGACACGGCATCCCGACGGCCCCCTTCGAGGTCGTCACCCACATGGGCGAGGTCCCGGCCGTCCTCGGCCGGGTCGGCCTGCCTTGCGTCATCAAGGCCGACGGCCTCGCCGGCGGGAAGGGGACCTTCATCGTCCACGAGGAAGCCGAGGCCCTCCGGGTCGCCGAAGACCTTTTGGAGAAACGGGTCCTCGGCGATGCCGGTAGGGCCCTCGTCATCGAGCAGTTCCTGACGGGCGTCGAGGTGTCCTTCCAGGTCCTCACGGACGGCTTTCACGTCCTCCCCCTGGCGACGAGCCAGGACTACAAGCGGGCCTTCGACGATGACCAGGGACCCAATACGGGCGGCATGGGCGCCTACTCGCCGTCGGTCTACATGACGCCGGACCTCCATCAGCGCATCATGAACGAGGTCGTCAAGCCGACCCTCCGGGCCCTGGACCAGGAGGGGCGGACCTTTATGGGCGTCCTCTACGCCGGCCTGATGCTGACCCGGGAGGGTCCCCGGGTCCTCGAGTTCAACTGTCGGTTCGGCGATCCCGAGACGCAGGCCGTCCTGCCCCGGATGGAGGCGGACTTGCTGGAAGTCCTGGACGCCGCCGTCCGGGGCGAGCTCGACCGGGTCCAGGTCCGGTGGACGCGGGAGGCGTGCGTCTGCGTCGTCCTGGCGTCCCAGGGGTATCCGGGCCGCTACGAAAAGGGGAAGGTCATCACGGGCCTGGCCGACGCCCAGGCCCTCCCGGGCGTCTTCGTCTTCCACGCCGGGACCCGGCGGGTCGTGACGGAAGAAGACGGCCGACCCGTCGAACAGTGGCTCACGCACGGCGGTCGGGTCCTCAACGTGTGCGCCCTCGGCGAGACCCTCCGCCAAGCCCGGGAGCGGGCCTACGAGGCCGTCCGACGGATTGCTTTTGACGGGATGTTCTACCGAAGCGACATCGCCCTCAAGGCCGTCGAGCTCCTGGACCGTCGGGCCGCCCGACCGGCGGGACCGTAG
- the wbpA gene encoding UDP-N-acetyl-D-glucosamine 6-dehydrogenase yields the protein MADHPDLSPPMPTRLTALAARIADHRARVCVMGLGYVGLPLVEALLETGFPVLGLDVDPRKVRLVQAGDLTTYHVRPEVFRAALAEGRLTVSDRPEVLDRADVVVICVPTPLSKHRDPDLSYVIQAAQTVAEHLHEDQLIVLESTTYPGTTREVLQGALAARGLQVGQDYAVAFSPERIDPGNPRFGLRNTPKVVGGLTPVCRWLASLFYRQFVERVVEVSSPEAAEMTKLLENIFRAINIGLVNELAVVCEKLGIDVWEVIEAASTKPFGFMTFWPGPGLGGHCIPVDPLYLSWRVRSLNTMVRFVDLADEVNRQMPSYVAHRMALCLNEQGKAVRGARVLLLGITYKPDVADVRESPANDIARYLLGWGADLMYHDPYVPVWEIDGGPVPRLAIEVPTGPAWQALADFDLVAVVTDHAWYDYPTLVEHSPCIYDCRDAFRRRGVAPRRPGQIWKLGAPGARPSSAR from the coding sequence TTGGCGGACCACCCGGACCTGTCTCCCCCGATGCCGACGCGTTTGACCGCCCTGGCCGCTCGCATCGCAGACCATCGAGCGCGGGTTTGCGTGATGGGCCTGGGCTACGTGGGCCTGCCCCTCGTCGAAGCCCTCCTCGAGACGGGTTTTCCCGTCCTGGGCCTGGACGTCGATCCCCGAAAGGTCCGTCTCGTCCAGGCGGGGGACCTGACGACCTATCACGTCCGCCCGGAAGTGTTCCGGGCCGCCCTGGCCGAGGGCCGCCTGACGGTGTCGGACCGACCCGAGGTCCTGGACCGGGCCGACGTCGTCGTCATCTGCGTGCCGACGCCCCTCAGCAAGCATCGGGACCCCGACCTTTCTTACGTCATCCAGGCCGCCCAGACGGTCGCCGAGCACCTCCACGAGGACCAACTGATCGTCCTGGAGAGCACGACCTACCCGGGGACGACCCGAGAAGTCCTTCAGGGGGCTCTCGCCGCCCGGGGACTTCAGGTCGGCCAGGATTACGCCGTCGCCTTCTCGCCCGAGCGCATCGACCCCGGGAATCCCCGCTTCGGCCTGCGGAACACGCCCAAGGTCGTCGGGGGCCTGACGCCCGTGTGCCGTTGGCTGGCCAGCCTGTTCTATCGCCAGTTCGTCGAGCGGGTCGTCGAGGTCTCCTCGCCCGAGGCGGCCGAGATGACGAAGCTGTTGGAGAACATCTTCCGGGCCATCAACATCGGCCTGGTCAACGAGCTGGCCGTCGTCTGTGAAAAGCTCGGGATCGACGTCTGGGAGGTCATCGAGGCCGCCTCGACGAAGCCCTTCGGTTTCATGACCTTCTGGCCGGGCCCCGGCCTGGGCGGCCACTGCATCCCCGTCGACCCTCTCTATCTGTCCTGGCGGGTCCGGAGCCTCAACACGATGGTCCGGTTCGTGGACCTGGCCGACGAGGTCAACCGCCAGATGCCGTCTTATGTGGCCCACCGGATGGCGCTCTGCCTGAACGAGCAGGGCAAGGCCGTCCGGGGCGCCCGGGTCCTCCTGCTGGGCATCACGTACAAGCCGGACGTGGCCGACGTCCGGGAGTCGCCGGCCAACGACATCGCCCGCTATCTCCTCGGATGGGGGGCCGACCTGATGTATCACGACCCCTACGTGCCGGTCTGGGAGATCGATGGCGGACCGGTCCCCCGCCTGGCCATCGAGGTCCCGACGGGTCCGGCCTGGCAGGCCCTGGCCGACTTTGACCTCGTGGCCGTCGTGACGGACCACGCCTGGTACGACTACCCGACGCTCGTCGAGCACAGTCCCTGCATCTATGACTGCCGGGATGCCTTCCGGCGGCGCGGCGTGGCGCCCCGGCGGCCCGGCCAAATCTGGAAGCTGGGCGCCCCCGGCGCCCGGCCCTCATCGGCGAGGTGA
- the rlmN gene encoding putative dual-specificity RNA methyltransferase RlmN, which translates to MEKRRQMRTAVLSVQAGRVALIGMTRAELRAWATAQGWPAYRGDQLFMWLYARQARSFDGMTDLPRALREALTERAVIEWPEPLRRDVADDGTVKYVLRLTDGAVVETVFMPRPDGRATVCVSTQVGCPMGCRFCVTGAMGFGRNLTAGEIVGQVLVVRADHPEVVGWNVVLMGMGEPLLNLDAVEKALDILWDPRGLGIGPRHTTVSTVGIVPGIRRLMTRPVRPRLAVSLHAPEPALRARLVPVERKYGLFELMQALREVPLETRREWVTIEYTLIGGVNDRPEHARRLARLVRPLRCKVNLIPYNPAPIFPLEEPTPEAVEAFARILRSHGLTVTVRQNRGRRVMAACGQLGYEFVRPEARGPAEGTTGP; encoded by the coding sequence ATGGAAAAGCGGCGTCAGATGAGGACAGCCGTTCTGTCGGTCCAGGCCGGACGCGTGGCCCTGATCGGGATGACCCGGGCCGAACTGCGGGCCTGGGCGACCGCCCAGGGCTGGCCGGCCTATCGGGGAGACCAGCTCTTTATGTGGCTGTATGCCCGGCAGGCCCGGTCCTTTGACGGGATGACGGACCTGCCGCGGGCCCTCCGGGAGGCCCTGACCGAGAGGGCCGTCATCGAGTGGCCCGAGCCCCTCCGTCGAGACGTCGCCGACGACGGGACCGTCAAATACGTCCTGCGCCTGACCGACGGGGCCGTCGTCGAGACCGTCTTCATGCCCCGTCCCGACGGCCGGGCGACCGTCTGCGTCAGCACGCAGGTCGGATGTCCGATGGGCTGTCGCTTCTGCGTGACGGGCGCGATGGGCTTCGGACGCAACCTGACGGCCGGCGAGATCGTCGGCCAGGTCCTCGTCGTCCGGGCCGACCACCCGGAAGTCGTCGGCTGGAACGTGGTCCTGATGGGCATGGGCGAGCCCCTCCTGAATCTGGACGCCGTCGAGAAGGCCCTCGACATCCTGTGGGACCCCCGGGGCCTGGGCATCGGACCCCGGCACACGACGGTCTCGACCGTCGGCATCGTCCCCGGCATTCGCCGACTGATGACCCGCCCGGTCCGTCCCCGGCTGGCCGTCTCGCTCCATGCGCCCGAGCCGGCCCTGCGGGCCCGGCTCGTCCCCGTCGAGCGCAAGTACGGCCTCTTCGAGCTGATGCAGGCCCTTCGGGAGGTCCCCCTGGAGACCCGCCGGGAGTGGGTCACCATCGAGTACACCCTGATCGGTGGCGTCAACGACCGGCCCGAGCACGCCCGGCGCCTGGCCCGTCTCGTGAGACCCCTCCGGTGCAAGGTGAACCTGATTCCCTACAATCCGGCCCCCATCTTCCCCTTGGAGGAGCCGACCCCGGAGGCCGTCGAGGCGTTCGCCCGTATCCTGCGGTCCCACGGTCTGACCGTGACGGTCCGTCAGAATCGGGGCCGCCGGGTGATGGCCGCCTGCGGTCAGTTGGGCTACGAGTTCGTCCGCCCGGAGGCCCGGGGGCCTGCCGAAGGCACGACGGGCCCTTAG
- a CDS encoding Putative pyridoxal phosphate-dependent acyltransferase — protein MGRDLFAKCYAYEDARRARAAGWYPYFVEIQASTGAEIVIDGKPRVNLGSNNYLGLTHHPEVIAAAKRALDKYGTSCTGSRFLNGTLDLHVEAERRLAEFVGKPAALVFSTGYQTNLGVIATLVGKDDVVIIDKLNHASIVDGCRMAFGETLRFRHNDLEDLERALQRAEDRGKLVVVDGVFSMEGDIVDLPGVVEVCQRYGARLMVDDAHAMGVLGPTGAGTAEHFGLTDRVDLIMATFSKSFASIGGFVAGEFEVIDYLKHHARSLIFSASIPPAAIATVLAALEVMKREPERRQRLWENARFLLKGLKELGYNTGDTQTPIIPVIIGDNLTTFRFWRELFDEGVYGNPVIAPAVPEGTARIRLSCMAIHTEAQLSFALEKLQKVGRRMGLIP, from the coding sequence ATGGGTCGGGACCTGTTCGCGAAATGCTATGCTTATGAAGACGCCCGGCGGGCCCGGGCGGCGGGCTGGTACCCCTACTTCGTCGAGATCCAGGCGTCGACGGGGGCCGAGATCGTCATCGACGGCAAGCCCCGGGTCAACCTGGGGAGCAACAACTACCTGGGGCTGACGCATCATCCGGAGGTCATCGCGGCGGCCAAGCGGGCCCTGGACAAGTACGGCACGAGTTGCACGGGGAGCCGCTTCCTGAACGGGACGCTGGACCTCCATGTGGAAGCCGAACGGCGCTTGGCCGAGTTTGTCGGCAAGCCGGCGGCGTTGGTCTTTTCGACGGGCTACCAGACGAACCTGGGGGTCATCGCCACGCTGGTCGGCAAGGACGACGTCGTCATCATCGACAAGCTGAATCACGCCAGTATCGTCGACGGCTGTCGGATGGCCTTCGGGGAGACGCTCCGGTTTCGGCACAACGACCTGGAGGACCTCGAGCGGGCGCTTCAGCGGGCCGAGGACCGGGGCAAGCTGGTCGTCGTCGACGGCGTCTTCAGCATGGAGGGGGACATCGTAGACCTGCCGGGCGTCGTCGAGGTATGTCAGCGGTATGGGGCCCGTCTGATGGTCGACGACGCCCACGCGATGGGCGTCCTGGGACCGACGGGGGCCGGGACGGCCGAGCACTTCGGCCTGACGGACCGGGTCGACCTCATCATGGCGACCTTCAGCAAGTCTTTTGCCAGCATCGGGGGCTTTGTCGCCGGGGAGTTTGAGGTCATCGACTATCTCAAGCACCATGCCCGGAGTCTGATCTTCAGCGCCAGCATCCCGCCGGCGGCCATCGCCACGGTCCTGGCCGCCCTGGAGGTCATGAAGCGGGAGCCCGAGCGCCGTCAGCGCCTGTGGGAGAACGCCCGGTTTCTCCTGAAGGGCTTGAAGGAGCTGGGATACAACACGGGGGACACGCAGACGCCGATCATTCCGGTCATCATCGGGGACAACCTGACGACGTTTCGGTTCTGGCGGGAGCTCTTCGACGAGGGCGTTTACGGCAACCCGGTCATCGCCCCGGCCGTCCCGGAGGGCACGGCCCGCATCCGTCTGAGTTGCATGGCCATCCACACGGAGGCCCAGCTCAGCTTTGCCCTCGAGAAGCTCCAGAAGGTCGGCCGCCGGATGGGATTGATTCCGTAG
- the glmU gene encoding Bifunctional protein GlmU: MRAERIAGIVLAAGQSTRFKAGRQKLLFPLLGRSVVGWVVRRCRQADVDPVVVVVADADGPVVEQVRREVPDAPLRWAVQAVPRGTGDAVLQARPVLEDYQGPVLIINGDTPAVRPETIRSLHEAHWRAGAALTLATGVLADPAAYGRVLRDEHGRVRAVREWAECDPAERAIPEVNLGVYIAEWPLLVEYLERLTPHPDKGEYYLTDVVARMVADGRPVVGYRLQDPAEALGVNTWEELHTVQDVLARQVVREWVRRGVHFLAPDRVWLGADVVLGADVVVYPDVVLEGATVIGDRTVLYPGVRIRDSRVGADAVVWDHSVIEGSLVGDRCQVGPMARLRPGTVLEAEARIGNFVEVKNSRIGTGSKALHLTYLGDATVGRNVNVGAGTITCNYDGFQKHPTVIEDDVFIGSDSQLVAPVRVGRGAYVAAGSTITRDVPPDSLAIARARQENKEGWVERRRRRAQGHPTSPGE, from the coding sequence ATGCGTGCGGAGAGGATCGCCGGTATCGTCCTGGCCGCCGGCCAGAGCACGCGCTTTAAGGCCGGCCGGCAGAAACTCTTGTTCCCGCTCTTGGGCCGGTCCGTCGTCGGATGGGTCGTCCGCCGGTGTCGGCAGGCCGACGTGGACCCCGTCGTGGTCGTCGTCGCCGACGCCGATGGACCCGTGGTCGAGCAGGTCCGACGGGAAGTGCCCGACGCCCCCCTCCGGTGGGCCGTCCAGGCCGTGCCCCGGGGGACGGGCGACGCCGTCCTGCAGGCCCGGCCTGTCTTGGAGGACTATCAGGGACCTGTCCTCATCATCAACGGCGACACCCCGGCGGTCCGGCCCGAGACGATCCGGTCTCTCCATGAAGCCCACTGGCGGGCGGGGGCGGCCCTGACCCTGGCGACGGGCGTGCTCGCCGACCCCGCCGCCTACGGACGGGTCCTCCGGGACGAGCACGGCCGGGTCCGAGCCGTCCGGGAATGGGCCGAATGCGACCCGGCCGAGCGGGCCATCCCGGAGGTCAACCTGGGCGTGTACATCGCCGAGTGGCCCCTCCTGGTCGAGTACCTGGAACGGCTGACGCCGCATCCGGACAAGGGCGAATACTACCTGACGGACGTGGTCGCCCGGATGGTCGCCGACGGACGGCCCGTCGTCGGTTACCGTCTGCAAGACCCGGCCGAGGCCCTCGGCGTAAACACGTGGGAGGAACTTCACACTGTTCAAGACGTCTTGGCCCGGCAGGTCGTTCGAGAGTGGGTCCGGCGGGGCGTTCACTTCCTGGCCCCCGACCGGGTCTGGCTGGGCGCCGACGTCGTCCTGGGTGCCGACGTCGTCGTCTACCCGGACGTCGTCCTGGAGGGCGCGACGGTCATCGGCGACCGGACGGTCCTCTACCCGGGCGTCCGGATTCGGGACAGCCGGGTCGGGGCCGACGCCGTCGTGTGGGACCACAGCGTCATCGAGGGGAGCCTCGTCGGCGACCGGTGCCAGGTCGGCCCGATGGCCCGCCTCCGGCCGGGGACGGTCCTGGAAGCGGAAGCCCGCATCGGCAACTTCGTCGAGGTCAAGAACAGCCGCATCGGGACCGGCTCGAAGGCCCTGCACCTGACATACCTGGGGGACGCCACCGTCGGCCGGAACGTCAACGTCGGGGCCGGCACGATCACCTGCAACTACGACGGCTTTCAGAAGCACCCGACGGTCATCGAGGACGACGTCTTCATCGGGAGCGACAGCCAGCTCGTGGCGCCGGTCCGGGTCGGTCGGGGCGCTTACGTGGCGGCCGGCTCGACGATCACGCGAGACGTGCCGCCCGATAGCCTGGCCATCGCCCGGGCCCGGCAGGAAAACAAGGAGGGCTGGGTCGAACGCCGCCGACGCCGCGCCCAGGGTCATCCGACCTCACCGGGCGAATAG
- the hemH gene encoding Ferrochelatase, with translation MPPSPVGVLVMAYGSPPSMDDEAIYAYLRHILQFYRRTDPDPEAVAHLKERYRAIGGSPLYGITERLAAGLQQALERASPGRFRVYWAMKHSPPFIEDVVPRMARDGLDRAIGVALAPFRSRLSTDGYYRVVQEANQGLTNPMAWTFADDWHLHPLFLALWQSRIEDARRGLPETALVVFTNHSLPERVRRWGDPYPTQFEATARVLAERCRLPHWTIAYQSAGGGSEPWLGPDLIEVLRAYREGGGTHVLAAPIGFLMDHLEVLYDIDVEAQAEARSMGLHLVRTPMPNDDPRLIDLLADVVTRKAVRQ, from the coding sequence ATGCCGCCCTCTCCCGTCGGCGTCCTCGTGATGGCTTACGGAAGTCCGCCCTCGATGGACGACGAGGCCATCTACGCTTACCTGCGTCACATCTTGCAGTTTTACCGCCGGACGGACCCCGACCCCGAGGCCGTGGCCCACTTGAAAGAACGCTATCGGGCCATCGGCGGCTCCCCCCTGTACGGCATCACGGAGCGCCTCGCCGCCGGTCTCCAGCAGGCCCTGGAACGGGCCTCGCCGGGGCGCTTTCGCGTATACTGGGCGATGAAGCATTCACCGCCTTTTATCGAGGACGTCGTCCCCCGGATGGCCCGGGACGGCCTCGACCGGGCCATTGGCGTGGCCCTGGCACCCTTCCGTTCCCGCTTGAGTACGGACGGCTACTACCGGGTCGTGCAGGAAGCCAATCAGGGCTTGACGAACCCGATGGCGTGGACCTTCGCCGACGACTGGCACCTACATCCCCTGTTCCTGGCCTTATGGCAGAGCCGCATCGAAGACGCCCGTCGGGGTCTCCCGGAGACGGCCCTCGTCGTCTTCACGAATCACAGCCTGCCCGAACGGGTCCGCCGGTGGGGCGACCCCTATCCGACCCAGTTCGAGGCGACGGCCCGGGTCCTGGCCGAGCGGTGCCGCCTGCCGCACTGGACGATAGCCTACCAGAGCGCCGGCGGCGGCTCTGAACCCTGGCTGGGCCCCGACCTGATCGAGGTCCTTCGGGCCTATCGAGAAGGCGGCGGGACCCACGTACTGGCGGCCCCCATCGGGTTCCTGATGGACCACCTGGAGGTCCTGTACGACATCGACGTCGAGGCCCAGGCCGAGGCCCGGTCGATGGGCCTCCACCTCGTCCGGACGCCCATGCCCAACGACGACCCCCGGCTGATCGACCTGCTGGCGGACGTCGTGACGAGGAAGGCGGTAAGGCAATAA